The following are encoded in a window of Ruficoccus amylovorans genomic DNA:
- a CDS encoding flagellin: protein MAEISLSAGIRANLNRLQHSSKLFERTADRLSTGKKVNSAVENPTNFFAAVNLQDRASALSSRLDGLGQAVQQIKAADNGISTIRSFISSMRGVVNNALGDSDASSREGLGQQFNELLVQVSEIAKDSGYQGINLLERNAVQTVQFGVHYGDSELKVKGFNLQGAGTDGRGRLDSNGEIASNNLTASVTVNSTAAVSASGYTATSAGNTSVALTGGTGYTELGGDTNSAVIGTAANSASSASEGFAIAIEDTQGAIFGIKGAKAGGGDGMIDWGDDDYMATLTRLTEEIEAFDAALKAQATDLTQNLATISTREDFANELINTLEEGADKLTLADLNEEGANLLALQTSNQLATQTLSLASQQSQQVLQLLG, encoded by the coding sequence ATGGCAGAGATATCCCTAAGTGCCGGCATTCGGGCCAACCTGAATCGACTGCAGCACTCCTCAAAACTGTTCGAGCGTACCGCCGACCGCCTCTCGACCGGTAAGAAAGTCAACAGCGCGGTCGAGAACCCCACCAACTTTTTCGCAGCTGTGAACCTCCAAGACCGGGCCTCGGCCCTGAGTTCCCGACTCGACGGGCTTGGACAGGCGGTGCAACAGATCAAGGCCGCTGACAACGGCATCAGCACCATCCGCAGCTTCATCAGCTCGATGCGGGGGGTGGTCAACAATGCGCTCGGTGACTCCGATGCAAGCTCACGCGAAGGCCTGGGGCAGCAGTTCAACGAATTGCTCGTCCAGGTCAGCGAAATCGCCAAGGACTCCGGCTACCAGGGCATTAACCTGCTGGAGCGTAACGCCGTGCAGACGGTGCAGTTCGGTGTCCACTACGGTGACTCCGAGCTGAAGGTGAAGGGCTTCAACCTTCAGGGCGCCGGCACCGACGGGCGTGGACGTCTCGACAGTAATGGGGAAATCGCTTCCAATAACCTGACCGCGAGCGTTACCGTCAACTCCACCGCGGCGGTTTCCGCCTCGGGCTACACCGCGACCTCCGCCGGGAACACCTCTGTCGCCCTCACCGGCGGAACGGGTTACACCGAACTCGGTGGCGACACCAACTCGGCCGTCATCGGCACAGCCGCCAACTCCGCAAGTAGCGCGTCGGAAGGTTTCGCGATCGCTATTGAGGACACCCAGGGTGCCATCTTCGGCATCAAGGGGGCGAAAGCTGGTGGCGGGGACGGCATGATCGACTGGGGCGACGACGACTACATGGCCACGCTCACAAGGCTGACCGAAGAGATTGAGGCCTTTGACGCGGCGCTCAAGGCACAGGCCACCGACCTGACCCAAAACCTCGCTACGATCAGTACCCGCGAAGACTTCGCCAACGAGCTCATTAACACCCTCGAAGAAGGCGCGGACAAGCTGACGCTCGCCGACCTCAACGAGGAAGGTGCCAACCTGCTTGCCCTGCAAACCTCCAACCAACTCGCCACGCAGACGCTCTCGCTGGCCTCTCAGCAGTCCCAGCAGGTGCTTCAGTTGCTCGGCTAG
- a CDS encoding flagellin: MSEISITAGIRSNLTRLQQSSKLFDRTADRLASGKRVNSAIDNPTNFFASVNLQDRASSLNARLDGLGQAVQSIKAADNGISTIRSFVSSMKGVVNNAIGNTDASARDDLGKQFNELLVQTSEIAKDSGYQGINLLERNETQTVQFGENHDDSVLQVKGFNLQGAGTDGRGRLDTNGEIASNNLTASVTVNSTSSVSASGYTATSAGNTTVSFNGASGYSALAATESAEIGTAQNTNTTVSEGYAIAIEDQDGNISGIKGAKSGGGDGMIDWGGDDYQSSLAGLTKDLEQFDAALKSQASDLAQNLATITAREDFSNEMINTLEEGADKLTLADLNAEGANLLALQTSNQLATTSLSLASQQSQTVLSLVG; encoded by the coding sequence ATGTCAGAAATCTCAATCACCGCGGGGATTCGTTCGAATCTTACCCGTCTGCAACAGAGCTCCAAACTGTTCGACCGCACGGCTGACCGCCTCGCTTCCGGCAAGCGCGTTAACTCTGCTATCGATAACCCGACCAACTTCTTCGCCTCGGTCAATCTTCAGGACCGGGCCAGCAGCTTGAACGCGCGCCTCGACGGCTTGGGCCAGGCGGTCCAGTCGATCAAAGCCGCCGACAACGGTATCTCGACCATCCGCAGCTTCGTCAGCTCGATGAAGGGTGTGGTCAACAACGCGATTGGCAACACCGATGCCAGCGCCCGCGACGACCTCGGCAAACAGTTCAACGAACTGCTGGTGCAGACCAGTGAAATCGCCAAGGACTCCGGCTACCAGGGCATCAACCTGCTGGAGCGTAATGAAACCCAGACCGTACAGTTCGGCGAAAACCACGACGACTCCGTCCTGCAGGTCAAAGGGTTCAACCTCCAGGGTGCCGGCACCGACGGGCGCGGACGCCTCGACACCAACGGCGAAATCGCCTCCAACAACCTGACCGCGAGCGTCACGGTCAACTCCACCAGCTCGGTTTCGGCCAGCGGCTACACCGCGACCTCCGCCGGGAACACGACCGTCTCCTTCAACGGAGCGAGCGGTTACAGCGCACTGGCTGCGACCGAATCGGCCGAGATTGGCACCGCCCAGAACACCAACACCACGGTGTCCGAAGGCTACGCCATCGCGATCGAAGACCAGGACGGCAACATCAGCGGCATCAAGGGCGCCAAGTCCGGCGGCGGCGACGGCATGATCGACTGGGGTGGCGATGATTACCAGAGCTCCCTGGCCGGCCTGACCAAGGACCTCGAGCAGTTCGACGCAGCGCTCAAGAGCCAGGCCAGCGACCTCGCCCAGAACCTCGCCACGATCACCGCGCGCGAAGACTTCTCCAATGAGATGATCAACACGCTGGAAGAAGGCGCGGACAAGCTGACCCTGGCAGACCTCAACGCCGAAGGTGCCAACCTGCTCGCCCTGCAGACCTCCAACCAGCTCGCGACGACCTCGCTCTCGCTGGCCTCGCAGCAGTCCCAGACCGTGCTGTCTCTGGTCGGCTAA
- a CDS encoding methyltransferase domain-containing protein gives MIKREERQNFPEDSAVSADAENTYAAVTGLQRRITHESLDHVAFAELGEAWQQAGHLGEAIVAFERALQLKEYSVQRKLSDGAARLMDLEAAARTPGQVLTLGGYAFPRLLIHHTGGLILEGRSADGQALLKLYLNPEGRETVTREARTLKILNRAEVLAAPRLLAVGEVSGTQLPDTLDEACRAILRTAGTEKFSFLIHSFQKQDAGWNFADVALAMLELRACGIINPGLTAADIRYDAEAGVCGFAGFAGAQQAPEQLRSLPAREFFRELARQASECSQESFSATLQGIEQDGRWAEYFAADALDLFRTHAFVPQWTTGCPRRVYHTVTERDVAITGGRELSVERRALLEQIAFEPDESVLDAGCAGGQISVWLARRGCRVVAADVDRRLMHGCQMVANITGLDVTYLEVDFDYDEVPGAFRTTFALGLLPHLRRREEACAKLAAATTHRLIVEAALAEDGYKWVNQGFVKLEPWAFPDTEALVDELERLFPGFTHERTLGMCDEDRYLLEFKRKSTKEGDGC, from the coding sequence ATGATTAAACGCGAAGAGAGGCAAAATTTTCCGGAAGACTCGGCAGTGTCTGCCGATGCGGAGAACACTTATGCCGCTGTGACCGGCCTGCAGCGGAGGATCACACACGAGTCTCTCGATCACGTCGCCTTCGCGGAACTCGGCGAGGCTTGGCAGCAGGCCGGCCACCTGGGCGAAGCTATCGTAGCCTTCGAGCGCGCTTTGCAGTTGAAGGAGTACTCCGTCCAGCGGAAGCTCTCGGACGGAGCGGCCAGACTCATGGACCTTGAAGCAGCCGCGCGCACTCCCGGTCAGGTTTTGACGCTTGGTGGCTATGCGTTCCCGAGGCTCCTGATCCACCATACAGGCGGGCTCATCCTCGAAGGTCGAAGTGCTGACGGACAGGCCTTGCTCAAACTTTATTTGAATCCCGAAGGTCGCGAAACAGTTACTCGCGAGGCCAGGACTCTGAAAATCCTCAACCGTGCGGAGGTCCTGGCGGCCCCTCGGCTGTTAGCCGTGGGAGAAGTTTCCGGCACGCAGTTGCCGGACACCCTCGACGAGGCCTGCCGGGCAATCCTGCGGACGGCAGGTACGGAAAAGTTTTCCTTTCTTATCCACAGCTTCCAGAAACAGGACGCGGGCTGGAACTTCGCGGATGTTGCCCTGGCGATGCTCGAACTACGCGCTTGCGGAATTATCAATCCCGGCCTTACCGCCGCCGATATCCGCTACGATGCGGAGGCCGGTGTTTGCGGCTTTGCGGGATTCGCCGGCGCGCAGCAGGCTCCGGAGCAACTTCGCTCACTGCCTGCCCGGGAATTTTTCCGCGAGCTGGCCCGGCAAGCTTCGGAGTGCTCACAGGAAAGTTTCAGTGCCACCCTGCAAGGCATCGAGCAGGACGGACGATGGGCGGAATATTTTGCCGCCGACGCCCTCGACCTGTTTCGCACCCATGCTTTCGTCCCGCAATGGACGACGGGCTGCCCGCGCCGGGTTTATCATACGGTGACCGAGCGGGACGTGGCCATTACCGGCGGGCGCGAGCTGTCAGTGGAGCGGCGGGCGCTGCTTGAGCAGATCGCATTTGAGCCGGACGAAAGCGTATTGGACGCGGGCTGTGCCGGTGGCCAGATCAGCGTTTGGCTGGCGCGTCGGGGGTGTCGTGTCGTGGCCGCTGATGTGGACCGCCGGCTGATGCACGGCTGCCAGATGGTCGCAAACATCACCGGACTCGATGTTACGTATCTCGAAGTCGATTTTGACTACGACGAGGTGCCGGGGGCGTTCCGGACCACGTTCGCCCTGGGGCTGCTGCCACATCTGCGCCGGCGTGAAGAGGCCTGTGCTAAATTGGCTGCCGCCACCACGCACCGGCTGATCGTCGAGGCCGCTTTGGCTGAAGACGGCTACAAGTGGGTCAATCAAGGCTTCGTGAAACTGGAGCCGTGGGCGTTCCCGGACACGGAAGCACTGGTGGACGAACTGGAGCGGCTGTTTCCCGGCTTCACTCATGAGCGAACCCTCGGGATGTGCGACGAGGATCGCTACCTCTTGGAATTTAAACGCAAAAGCACAAAGGAGGGCGACGGATGTTAG
- a CDS encoding tetratricopeptide repeat protein, with protein sequence MLVAKPDLFEEARLLHQSGDIAGAIAGYRQLLANQAHPHAPYLLGVALIQSGQEAEALEPLETMRRQRPGHAPTWCALGEALGGLERYEESHVAYAHALQLDANSLPAARGSAAILELEGDWEALAVFADEAADKHPDDAEILRFRIRALKEMNRAPEAMLLCVRFLVEYPGQADALRYFEDLFHLIRTPGDDLLALMDTLPDARGQTLYIRALARRKDPAGAIAAFQRLGRLHPTQTLLKAENLGFILQGEDLAGAAEPFLRAEAEKAPLDDARLRRLIENLLLQAKNETPRKFDEARDLARILLQRNPDDPDALTTMGNVLMGASRPQLALPYYDRLIEKNPDHPLRASRLFSLNYDDARSPEEIFEAHRSWGERFEEANPVMDEPFENDRDPERRLRIAYLSPDLGYHPVGTFFINIFPQHDSAAVEVFLYSNRYAQDGDDPRSQEFRRIAGEDHWLWTRGLSAERLARRIRRDRIDILIDLAGHTSHSRLDVLARRAAPVQVSWLGYANTTGLTRVDYRFSDAIVEPPGEADQRSTEEIYRLPNGFHVFALPAHTPEVASPPCLKRGYVTFGTYNNMNKLGAASVELWARLLKKTPGSRILIKHSTLAVLDNRESLRSLFAMHGIQAWRVDLRETTAGHQEHLRSYEEIDIALDPLSYNGTTTTCDALTMGVPVLTLPGRTHASRVSASLMHRVGLDGWVARDEEHFIEIGALAAQNPEALAQLRQDLRARFLASPLSDGASMARDLEFAYRRMWRRWCEAVSTDPHTPKADKL encoded by the coding sequence ATGTTAGTGGCGAAACCGGATCTTTTCGAAGAAGCGCGGCTCTTGCACCAGAGCGGCGATATCGCTGGTGCTATCGCCGGCTACCGGCAACTGCTGGCGAACCAGGCGCATCCGCACGCGCCGTATTTGCTGGGTGTAGCTTTGATCCAAAGCGGTCAGGAGGCCGAAGCGCTGGAACCTTTGGAAACAATGCGGCGGCAGCGTCCCGGTCATGCCCCGACCTGGTGCGCTCTGGGCGAAGCCTTGGGGGGGCTCGAGCGGTACGAAGAATCGCACGTCGCCTATGCGCACGCGCTTCAGCTCGATGCGAACTCCCTTCCTGCCGCCCGCGGTAGCGCCGCTATCCTTGAGCTTGAGGGCGATTGGGAAGCGCTCGCGGTCTTCGCCGACGAGGCGGCGGACAAGCACCCGGACGACGCGGAGATCCTCCGCTTCCGCATCCGCGCGCTCAAGGAAATGAACCGCGCGCCCGAGGCGATGCTGCTGTGCGTGCGATTCCTCGTCGAATATCCGGGGCAGGCGGACGCTCTCCGCTATTTTGAAGACCTCTTTCATCTCATCCGTACGCCGGGCGACGATTTGCTCGCGCTCATGGATACACTGCCGGACGCGCGCGGACAGACCCTCTACATCCGCGCCCTCGCGCGGCGAAAAGACCCCGCCGGAGCCATCGCCGCGTTCCAGCGGCTGGGCCGGCTCCACCCGACACAGACGCTTCTCAAAGCGGAGAACCTGGGCTTCATCCTTCAAGGAGAGGACTTGGCCGGAGCGGCTGAGCCGTTCTTGCGGGCCGAGGCCGAGAAGGCCCCGCTCGACGATGCCCGTCTGCGCCGCTTGATCGAGAACCTGCTCCTGCAGGCCAAGAACGAAACCCCGCGCAAGTTCGACGAAGCCCGCGATCTGGCGCGTATCCTTCTTCAGCGTAATCCGGACGACCCCGATGCCCTGACCACGATGGGCAACGTGCTTATGGGCGCGTCCCGGCCCCAGTTGGCCCTGCCGTATTACGACAGGCTCATTGAAAAAAATCCCGATCACCCGTTGCGCGCGTCCCGCCTGTTCAGCCTCAACTATGACGACGCTCGCAGCCCCGAGGAAATCTTCGAGGCGCACCGCAGTTGGGGCGAGCGATTTGAGGAGGCGAACCCCGTGATGGACGAGCCGTTCGAAAATGACCGCGACCCGGAGCGGCGGTTGCGAATCGCCTACCTTTCGCCGGACCTGGGATACCATCCGGTCGGCACCTTTTTCATCAACATCTTCCCTCAGCACGATTCCGCAGCGGTGGAAGTTTTCCTGTACTCCAACCGGTACGCGCAGGACGGGGACGATCCCCGCTCGCAGGAGTTTCGTCGGATCGCGGGTGAGGACCACTGGCTGTGGACGCGGGGCCTCTCAGCCGAGCGTCTGGCCCGCCGTATCCGGCGTGACCGTATAGATATTCTTATTGATCTGGCCGGGCACACCTCGCACTCGCGGCTGGACGTGCTGGCCCGCCGGGCCGCGCCCGTTCAGGTCTCGTGGCTCGGTTATGCGAACACGACCGGCTTGACCCGCGTGGACTACCGCTTCTCCGACGCCATCGTCGAGCCCCCGGGTGAGGCGGACCAGCGCAGCACGGAGGAAATCTACCGACTGCCCAACGGCTTTCACGTCTTTGCACTACCCGCGCACACGCCCGAGGTTGCGTCGCCGCCTTGCCTGAAACGGGGCTACGTAACCTTCGGCACTTACAACAATATGAATAAGCTGGGCGCGGCCAGCGTGGAGCTGTGGGCGCGGCTGTTGAAGAAAACGCCCGGCTCGCGCATCCTGATCAAGCACTCGACCCTGGCCGTCCTGGACAACCGCGAGTCTCTGCGCTCTCTTTTCGCCATGCATGGGATCCAGGCCTGGCGCGTCGATCTGCGAGAGACCACCGCCGGCCATCAGGAACACTTGCGCTCCTATGAGGAGATCGACATCGCCCTTGACCCGCTCTCTTACAACGGCACGACCACGACCTGCGACGCGCTGACGATGGGCGTTCCGGTACTGACCTTGCCCGGTCGTACGCATGCCTCGCGCGTGTCGGCCAGCCTGATGCACCGCGTCGGTCTCGACGGGTGGGTGGCACGCGATGAGGAGCACTTTATCGAGATCGGGGCCCTTGCTGCGCAAAACCCCGAGGCTCTTGCTCAGTTGCGGCAGGACTTGCGAGCCCGGTTCCTGGCCTCCCCGCTGAGCGACGGAGCCTCGATGGCGCGGGACCTCGAATTTGCTTACCGCCGGATGTGGCGTCGCTGGTGCGAGGCTGTATCCACGGACCCTCACACCCCTAAAGCTGATAAATTATGA
- a CDS encoding tetratricopeptide repeat protein — translation MTTDNNTVSGLPAEAVEAYEQGLALARASGDARKIEEAAALFLKAAEAGHPMAQCNLGFLHTIGDGVPVDHAKAAGYFLAAAQQGLPQAMFNLARFYVAGSGVKKDLPTALGLYRKAAQMGHPDALYNLGIFHYSGDCGAEQDHAVAAVFFENAANAGHIKSCYSLGVCYSLGHGVEQDEVQAVAWYEKAAAGGEVNAAFNLGLYYYYGQGGLPEDRDRAQELFAAAAAHGHLKAEAALASLAAEKEAAEAQYDVVL, via the coding sequence ATGACAACCGATAATAACACTGTCAGCGGGTTACCCGCTGAAGCCGTAGAAGCTTACGAGCAAGGTCTGGCCCTGGCCCGCGCCAGCGGCGATGCCCGCAAGATCGAGGAAGCCGCCGCACTCTTTCTCAAGGCGGCCGAAGCGGGTCACCCCATGGCCCAGTGCAACCTGGGATTCCTCCACACCATTGGCGACGGCGTGCCCGTCGATCATGCCAAGGCCGCCGGCTATTTCCTGGCTGCCGCCCAGCAGGGGCTGCCACAGGCGATGTTTAACCTGGCGCGTTTTTATGTCGCCGGCAGCGGTGTCAAAAAGGACTTGCCCACGGCGCTGGGGCTCTACCGCAAGGCGGCTCAGATGGGCCACCCGGACGCGCTCTATAATCTCGGCATTTTCCACTACAGCGGCGACTGCGGAGCGGAGCAGGACCATGCGGTGGCGGCGGTATTTTTTGAAAACGCGGCCAATGCCGGGCATATAAAATCCTGCTACAGCCTCGGCGTGTGCTATAGTCTCGGCCACGGCGTGGAACAAGACGAGGTTCAGGCGGTTGCGTGGTACGAAAAAGCCGCCGCTGGCGGCGAGGTGAATGCCGCCTTCAACCTCGGCCTTTACTATTACTACGGCCAGGGCGGGTTACCCGAAGACCGTGATCGGGCACAGGAACTTTTTGCCGCCGCCGCCGCGCATGGCCATCTCAAGGCTGAGGCGGCGCTGGCCTCGCTCGCCGCCGAGAAAGAAGCTGCTGAAGCTCAATACGACGTCGTCCTCTAG